In Puntigrus tetrazona isolate hp1 chromosome 22, ASM1883169v1, whole genome shotgun sequence, one genomic interval encodes:
- the b3galt2 gene encoding beta-1,3-galactosyltransferase 2: MQWRRRHCCPIKMTWNVKRSLFRTHVAGLLSLASLFALFLIYCHQDLLQGRSWLRDNPLVYTMRGLRPHKERAKGNQSSLRSLWKDNSYVLPKPSVNFNFTSHQAEITARGIVGLEISPSGNNSTTNGNTKSLHREMGVGGRLAAQPYHWLLNEPYKCNESSPFLVLLIAAEPRQLEARNAIRQTWGNESVALGYGFVRLFLLGRIPNAYPQSSIEEESLQYHDIIQQDFLDTYYNLTIKTLMGMSWVARYCPHARYVMKTDSDMFVNTEYLIQKLLKPNMAPRQNYFTGYLMRGYAPNRNKDSKWYMPPELYSSERYPIFCSGTGYVFSGDMAAKIYNASLSIRRLHLEDVYVGICLAKLRIDPVPPPNEFLFNHWRVSYSSCKYSHLITSHQFQPNELIKYWSHLQSNKHNPCLNMAKDKSGRPRHRKLQWEGLR; the protein is encoded by the coding sequence ATGCAGTGGCGTCGGCGACACTGCTGCCCCATCAAGATGACCTGGAATGTCAAGCGGTCACTCTTCCGCACACATGTAGCAGGCCTTCTCTCGCTGGCCTCACTCTTCGCCCTCTTTCTCATCTACTGCCACCAGGATTTGCTGCAGGGCCGGAGTTGGTTGCGAGACAACCCCTTGGTTTACACCATGCGGGGTTTGCGCCCCCACAAGGAGCGTGCAAAGGGAAACCAAAGCTCACTGCGAAGCCTCTGGAAAGACAACAGCTACGTGCTGCCCAAACCGTCTGTTAACTTCAATTTCACTTCTCACCAGGCAGAGATCACTGCCCGGGGGATTGTGGGATTGGAGATCTCGCCGAGCGGGAACAACTCGACCACTAACGGCAACACCAAGAGCTTGCACAGGGAAATGGGAGTGGGAGGTCGTCTGGCAGCCCAGCCTTATCACTGGCTGCTTAATGAGCCCTACAAGTGCAACGAAAGCAGTCCCTTCCTGGTTTTGCTAATTGCTGCCGAGCCAAGGCAGTTGGAGGCAAGGAATGCCATCAGACAGACCTGGGGCAATGAGAGCGTGGCCTTGGGTTACGGGTTCGTGCGACTCTTTCTGTTGGGAAGGATACCCAATGCGTATCCCCAGAGCTCCATTGAGGAGGAGAGCTTGCAGTACCATGACATCATCCAGCAGGACTTCTTGGACACCTATTACAACCTTACCATCAAAACACTGATGGGCATGAGCTGGGTTGCTCGCTATTGCCCACACGCCCGCTATGTCATGAAGACGGACAGTGACATGTTTGTCAACACAGAATATCTCATCCAAAAGCTGCTAAAGCCAAACATGGCACCTCGACAGAATTACTTCACAGGCTACCTAATGAGAGGCTACGCTCCCAACCGCAACAAGGACAGTAAGTGGTACATGCCACCAGAGCTGTATTCCAGCGAGAGATATCCTATATTTTGCTCCGGGACAGGCTATGTGTTCTCTGGGGACATGGCGGCGAAAATCTACAATGCCTCGTTGAGCATCCGTCGCCTTCACCTCGAGGATGTGTATGTAGGAATCTGTCTGGCCAAACTGCGGATCGACCCAGTGCCACCACCAAATGAGTTTCTCTTCAACCACTGGAGAGTGTCGTACTCCAGCTGCAAATACAGTCACCTGATCACCTCTCACCAGTTCCAGCCCAACGAACTCATTAAATATTGGAGTCACTTACAAAGCAACAAGCACAATCCTTGCCTTAACATGGCGAAGGATAAGAGCGGGCGACCGCGTCATAGGAAGTTGCAGTGGGAAGGTCTTCGGTGA